The proteins below come from a single Rosa rugosa chromosome 2, drRosRugo1.1, whole genome shotgun sequence genomic window:
- the LOC133733142 gene encoding cation/H(+) antiporter 15-like, giving the protein MHVSHIHAWLDVSPLLASLSLLSIWLTSLFYFSFLNALLLSYYRITMNRANWICETQKGIRSKGIFLGDNPLKYPSPILLLQLTIAALVTTLFQFILNPLGESAYISQMLAGILLGPSFLGGENDFAEIVYPVKSFYISQTFAFFGCMLFLFLVGVKMDLSIVRRSGKKAVVIGLSAFFVPLVLNVGFALVLQRTVTMEPQLHKSLVAIAVFQCLSSFHVIGCLLGDLKLLNSELGRLAVSSSMISGVISWIWVILAFTVRLSTMKKTGNLPFMGLSLAALFVLIIFIMRPIMLWMVAQTAKGKPIKESYIVSIFIMVLICSLLGEIVGQHFLLGPMVLGLAVPDGPPLGSALVEKLDSYVSNILLPSYFLFTGARINLSEIRMKTVGIVEVLALSSFCGKVLGTMVPSLYCKMPAIDALSLGLIMSAQGITDLLVLQHGMLLLLIDGECYSIMIMSSVLFTGIITPIVKFLYNPSKRYKSTKRRRTIEHSLPNMELGLLVCMFHQDSTPSIINLIEVFNPTPKSPICFCVVHLIRLSGRTAPVLITHRPGKSASLHSNNYSDHIINAFRLYQEHNASSVIMNAFTAIAPYATMHDEVCTLAFEKRTSMIIIPFHKFFSAIQCTEELAHPIRSVNRNILQNAPCSLGILVDRGTLNKKPSALHTSISGRSLYSVGTIFVEGPDDREALALATRMAGNPNVSLTVTKFTDPKQNRTQKEIDSEVIMKYKTAIDGKKQHVYKEVHVKDSVDMINEIRSMENFFDLILVGRRHDSDSPLFMGLTEWNEFPELGFLGDMLASFDANCEVSVLVVQQQSFGCAEKEKTDIFKCHVKDSFSVVDIPHNRH; this is encoded by the exons ATGCATGTCTCTCATATCCATGCATGGCTAGACGTCTCTCCTCTCCTCGCCTCTCTATCCCTTCTCTCTATCTGGCTAAcatctttgttttatttttcttttctaaacgCTTTATTGTTGAGCTACTATAGGATCACAATGAATAGGGCAAACTGGATATGCGAGACCCAGAAAGGCATAAGATCGAAAGGTATCTTTTTGGGTGATAATCCTTTGAAATACCCATCTCCGATACTTCTTCTGCAACTTACTATAGCTGCCTTGGTCACCACTCTCTTCCAATTCATTCTCAACCCTCTCGGAGAAAGTGCTTATATCTCACAAATGCTG GCAGGTATTCTATTGGGACCATCATTCTTAGGAGGAGAAAATGATTTTGCAGAAATAGTTTACCCAGTTAAAAGTTTCTACATCAGCCAAACCTTTGCTTTCTTTGGTTGCATGCTTTTTCTATTCCTAGTGGGTGTTAAAATGGATTTGAGTATAGTCAGACGGTCGGGAAAGAAAGCTGTGGTCATAGGCCTCTCGGCATTTTTCGTCCCTTTGGTTCTAAATGTAGGCTTCGCTCTCGTTCTGCAACGTACGGTCACCATGGAACCCCAGTTGCACAAATCACTTGTAGCCATAGCAGTGTTTCAGTGCCTAAGTAGCTTCCACGTCATCGGTTGTCTCTTGGGCGATTTGAAGCTCCTAAACTCGGAGCTTGGTCGTTTGGCTGTGTCTTCTTCGATGATTAGCGGAGTCATATCTTGGATTTGGGTCATCCTGGCCTTCACAGTACGGCTAAGCACCATGAAAAAGACCGGAAACTTGCCTTTTATGGGTTTAAGTTTAGCCGCATTGTTTGTTCTAATTATATTCATAATGAGGCCAATAATGCTGTGGATGGTTGCCCAAACAGCTAAAGGCAAACCCATTAAAGAGAGCTACATAGTCTCCATCTTCATCATGGTCTTGATTTGTTCCCTACTCGGTGAGATTGTGGGCCAGCATTTTTTGCTTGGGCCTATGGTTTTGGGCCTCGCCGTGCCGGACGGCCCGCCTTTGGGGTCAGCATTGGTGGAGAAACTTGACTCGTACGTTTCCAACATTCTGTTGCCGAGCTACTTTCTGTTCACTGGTGCAAGAATCAATTTGAGTGAAATCAGAATGAAGACTGTTGGGATTGTGGAGGTGCTGGCTctcagtagcttttgtggtaaAGTATTAGGGACCATGGTGCCTTCACTGTATTGCAAAATGCCTGCTATCGACGCACTTTCATTAGGGCTCATCATGAGTGCCCAAGGCATCACCGACCTTCTTGTCTTGCAACATGGAATGCTACTCTTG CTCATTGACGGAGAATGCTACAGCATCATGATTATGTCATCGGTTTTATTTACTGGAATCATCACCCCCATAGTGAAATTTCTGTACAACCCCTCTAAGAGATACAAGTCCACAAAGCGAAGACGAACCATTGAGCATTCCTTGCCAAACATGGAACTCGGACTTCTTGTCTGCATGTTCCACCAAGACAGCACTCCCTCCATCATCAACCTAATAGAAGTCTTCAATCCAACCCCCAAGAGCCCCATTTGCTTCTGCGTTGTCCACCTCATCCGTCTCTCAGGTCGAACAGCTCCAGTCCTCATAACCCACAGACCCGGGAAAAGCGCCTCTTTACACTCAAACAACTACTCCGATCACATAATCAATGCCTTCAGATTGTACCAAGAACACAATGCCAGCAGTGTCATAATGAATGCATTCACCGCAATTGCGCCCTATGCCACAATGCACGACGAGGTTTGCACACTTGCTTTTGAAAAAAGGACTTCCATGATAATAATCCCATTTCACAAGTTTTTCAGTGCCATCCAATGCACCGAAGAATTAGCGCATCCAATCAGGTCTGTCAACAGAAATATTCTTCAAAATGCTCCGTGCTCCCTTGGGATTCTTGTAGACCGAGGTACGTTGAATAAAAAACCATCCGCTTTACACACTTCTATATCAGGAAGAAGTTTGTACAGCGTTGGGACGATCTTTGTTGAGGGACCTGATGACCGCGAAGCATTGGCGTTAGCGACGCGGATGGCTGGAAACCCCAATGTCAGCCTAACCGTTACCAAATTTACAGATCCCAAGCAAAATAGAACTCAGAAAGAGATCGATTCGGAAGTTATAATGAAGTATAAGACAGCCATTGATGGCAAAAAACAGCATGTCTACAAAGAGGTACATGTTAAAGATAGCGTTGACATGATCAATGAGATTAGATCGATGGAGAATTTTTTCGACCTAATTCTGGTGGGGAGAAGACATGATAGTGATTCGCCGTTGTTCATGGGACTTACCGAATGGAATGAGTTTCCGGAACTAGGGTTCCTCGGAGACATGTTAGCATCTTTTGATGCAAATTGCGAGGTGTCAGTGCTGGTGGTGCAGCAACAATCGTTTGGATGTGCTGAAAAAGAGAAGACTGATATCTTTAAATGCCATGTGAAGGATTCATTTTCTGTAGTGGATATACCTCATAATCGACATTAA